A section of the Papio anubis isolate 15944 chromosome 4, Panubis1.0, whole genome shotgun sequence genome encodes:
- the MRPS33 gene encoding 28S ribosomal protein S33, mitochondrial — translation MSSLSEYALRMSRLSARLFGEVIRPTDSKSMKVVKLFSELPLAKKKETYDWYPNHHTYTELMQTLRFLGLYRDEHQDFMDEQKRLKKLRGKEKPKKGEGKRASKRK, via the exons ATGTCCTCCCTTTCAGAATATGCCTTACGCATGTCTCGTCTCAGTGCCCGGCTATTTGGTGAAGTCATCAGGCCTACTGATTCCAAGTCTATGAAAGTGGTGAAACTGTTTAGTGAACTGCCCTTGGCCAAGAAGAAGGAGACTTATGACTGGTATCCAAATCACCACACTTACACTGAACTCATGCAGACACTCCGATTTCTTGGACTCTACAG AGATGAGCATCAGGATTTTATGGATGAGCAGAAACGACTAAAGAAGCTTCGTGGAAAGGAGAAAccaaagaaaggagaagggaaaagagcaTCAAAAAGGAAATAG